actggacagccgtttcatcccagtgtagagctcctcagtagtgcatatccacgatcccgatcactagtaactagcttcgagagggaattctcagagttctagtgaggatccgtgaccagtggaattcaaccgtgTCGGGTATGAGGTAGTTAACCACCGATGACAATAGATGGTCGAGCGACATcgtgggttagttgaagttagatatcaaTACCGTTAGATGCCAGGTCAGTGAcccagaggttaagcgttcgagtgtgaaaccgaaggtcctaggttcaaatTCCGCGTGTGGAATCATGAATGCGCACTTttgagaagtcctatactaggataaaacggttgtccagtagTGCTTCCAGATGtttagtggtggtctaacattgatcggttcatgaattcaataaaatatgattGGTCATCGAACGCAGAATAACACGCACTTAGCCTACGGACTATTGAATATTTGATTTCCTTATTGATTTCTACTCCGGACTGATTGAGAGTGCTTGTAATTGAGATGAATAAAGTATTGTCTAGTTTATACTCTGGGCCATGAATATGGATCTGATATAACGTGACTAGTCTTATTATCGTAGTAACGTATCATCGTAGTATTActgagaaaaaaatatttaaaactgtCATATCAGTCTATAGGGAAGATAGAAGGGATGCAAATAACTGTGAAGGAAGAGAAGTATGAAGGGAGAAGAATACGTGAGGTTAAAACTATGGTAGAATAAGAGATTATACCAGTTATTTTGaacacataattctggtttttccagatgtatggctagTGCTTCGGAAATGTCCAAGACCACAACAACAAAACTATTATTAGTTTCCTTGTCAAAAAATAACGTTTTAATGCCTTTACTTCCTTTACCTTATTATTGCCATGTTTAACCGAGTTTGATTATCACtactataataattattattgttaagaaTGAGTATATATTTGCGATTCAACAGTTTTGAAAATGCATTAGCCGAAGAGAGAACTCTTCACctaactaatctttcttatttaatgtctgaGTGGGCTTatttagtttatatacaagGTCTTTAATGGTCTTCTGCAATATGTTAAAAACTAACTGAAAAATTTTCCACTAATTTTTTATCCCAACATTACGTCTGTATGAGGAGTTTGGTGTAAAGTCCACTCAGGAATTCGTAAAGTTCAGTATTTCATGGTTATCTGTGATATTGAGTACTTAGTTCCGGAATCTTAACGGTAAGTAATTATGTGTCTATTATAGAATAAACAATTCCagcaaattattttttaaaattcaaaatCATAATGAATTCCAGTTTACCAATTGCATTACAAGTGTCCTTTTTTCAGGCTCCGTTTATTTTTGGAAGAGTTTGGAATTAGAGCAGCACTGTTAAATTCAGAGCTACCAGTCAAGTCACGTTCTCATGTTATCGATCAGTTTAACAGAGGGCTATACGACTATTTATTAGCGACAGATGAGTCGCAAGCAGATTATAGTACTTCAAATAATGAAGGTGGTAAAAAGTCATTAAAAAAGTAAGTCTTGGTTAAATTTACTCATTAAAATCCATTCTTAATTTTCCTTTCTCACTACAATGATAACTTAAAAACATAAGTGTGGAGTACTAAGTAAAGATTACAGACGAGTTATCTTTCACGTATGGTCACTCCCGactgttgttgctaccttgacgtggtggtcgagcttgcctatTGTGAtaaaccaatcgagctatactggctggaacaatcattcctcaaggtcctaccatgccagacaggtcagTTAAAGAGCGGTAGGaccaaaagcagcaaacccaagatCCGAAGGCGAAGTGGTACTGTTGACtttacagaggtgtgacagcagtaaggtgttttcttcagacaatcagcatgacagcgatgctgccttccaaCAAGGAAGGATGCGGTTAGAAAAGGTtcaccctaaaaatgcacacctcgccctatcccacggatatccgtctctggCGGTTAGGTCTCAActttgactgactgactgatatatggTCACTTACCGTATACCTCGGTACACAATAATGTCTATCATATGAGTAGGTTGGAATTTAGTTAGGGTCGAGCAAATAAAGACATGGTTTCAGTTGTTGAGGTCAATGACCGTTGTTTTAAGTCGTTTTGGGTGTAAATTTCCTGTTTGGGGTTCACACTAACTATGGTGAGCGTTTGTGTACCTTGAGTGATATGGCTTAGGATTTACATCCCTTTGTCTTTCTCTTGATCTTGAGTTTCAATATTACTTTTCATTTTCGTTTCCGTACTTAATTTGTTCTTTTTACGCTATGTTCACCACTTTTAATTTTTACTACCATTTTTACAATTACAATTAAGGTTCCTTTACACTTCATTTGGTTAGTTTCCACTTTCGCTGTGTCGATGTGGTAAATAGTAACTTGGGTCGATCCACATATGTAAAATCTCATACTGCTTATGCAAGAATGATCGCTCTATTAGTTCGAATTATTGGTTTTTTCACCTGCGGAAATTCGAAGGAAGAACAAGGAAAAGAGCTAGAGTAAATTAGAAGTATTAAATTCGGGTTTTGGTGTTGCGACTATGCAGACCGATACCTTCAAGTATACACAGCGCTAAGGTCATGTCGGGTGCAGAGAGTGGTTGCAGTATTATATTCCAATTTTTCTGAGAAAAACAAATGGCCTTTAGGTATAGTGCAGAGAGCGAGCTGAAactacaaccatcataaaaagtacaagtatttataatcaATTGTGTTCACAAAATAATCAGTGTCCGTTAACCGTATACTATCAGCAAAATCCtattgtgagagagaacaaagcagcttCCATCTAAAGAGGAATTTGTGAAGACAcgatggaggtggataggacatacatttcgAAAattaccaaactgcatcacgggacaagtgctaacttgaaatcctgaaaagaaaaaagaagactaaagaacacaatgcaccgggaattggaagcagacatgaaaaaatataaatagcaactggaaaggatcgtccaggacagagttccgTGGGGAATCcttgtgggcggcctatgctcctccacgagaggtaacaggtgtaagtaagtaccACTAAGGTCAACCAGTGTCTATATGTGTCGTGTTTTATTACCTACACTCGTAATTATCGTCATTTAACTAATTCGAAAAATGAGATTACACTTTTCATTTACTGTAAGTTGTTACCGAGAGCATAGTCCTTTTCATCTTCGCACACTGCTGTTTCCGATGTAGTGGGACTACCATTCACTGGCGTGGACGATGTTTTACTTCCAATATGGTTTGATTCCACCTATCTAGTCTCACGACGAATTCATTTCAAAGTTATACGCTTTCTTGTTACATTGCtcttttcactgtattataATATTCACTTCAAATTTACTCGTTTTGAATGCATTTTTCATGTTCTTGTCTTCATTTCCAAAGTTTATGTAGTTTTCTCCTATTTCTATACGCGGTATAGCATAAAATGTCCCTTTTTTACTAGATCACGATGTCGTGATGTTGAATATGGTGTATCTAGAGGAATCGATTTTCAATTGGTCAGTAATGTAATCAATTTCGACTTTCCACCAACACCTATCCTTTATGTACATCGCGTCGGACGGACAGCTCGAGCTGATCAAATGGGAACTGCTCTTTCATTTGTCAGTAAATTGGAAGAAAGTCGTTTAGCTGATGTTGAAGCGTTACTAAATCCGGCTGGTGCAGCTGCTGCAGTAAAATCAGGTGTAGCCAGTGAGAAAAGTGTGTTACTTTCtatttaattttgttgttgtcacagttaatagaaataaatgaaaaaattcaTTCGATAATATTACCATTTACCAGTTGGCTTAATTAATCTTACTTTATTTAATCGATATTTTGCACATGGCTAATTAACAATTGGGATTGGTTATACTTAAAGGAACTGAAATATCTTTAAGTAGTATTCTTCATAAAATGTCTCGATTTTGTAGGATCATCACTATTCTGGTTGAGAATTGTCGTAATGATTTTCAgagttgtttttattttgaatagaCCAGTAAATTTAGCTACTGTTCTGTTTTAAAGTGGCTAGCTTTGTAGTAATATTCAATTCGTAAAAAGATCCAACTTTCTACAGCCTTGAATCACATAATCACTTAACATGAAAATGATTTGTGCTGTGATTTTggattatttatattaatgagTACATGGAATCTGATCGATGAAACTCAATCAACATCAAGGATTAGATACAAATGTGACATTACGTACTATCCACCGATTGGTTATTGCGTTTCCTTCCCGACTACATCTCTGAGCTGTACCGGGTTCACACCATACGGGGAGCATCAGTTTCCATAATACTGTAGATACTgttgattttgagatggtgaagaagatttgtagctcaggtcgatggttttgatggagttttgttctctgagctggatggtttggtcgtggagctttcatcgttcttctgaacgacatcatcagcacaaacttcagatagatgtGATGATATCactcagaagaacgatgaaagccccacgaccaaaccatccagctcagagaacaaaactccatcaaaatcgtccacctgagctacaaatcttcactgTAGATACTGTTTTCTAATAACTAACACGAAAACTAGATTCACAGTGTCCTCCCGATCGACTCACTCACATTAGATTTAATCGATATATTTTTATCAGCTCTATAGATTAAACAACATAACATCGATTTATTATCAACAACCAATCATCATAAACACTTGATCGTTTTTATAACATTATATATTATTACTGCATTGCTTAAATATTCTTCTCCCCTTAATTACAGAAGATTTTGCTTCGTCTATCTTCAGACCTTATCAGTTTCGTCTTTCTGAAGTAGATGGTTTCAGATATAGAGCAGCTGTAAGTTTCATATAAATGCATAATTGACATGCATTTCATTTTTTCTGGAAATTCTAAGTTTAGAGAAAGAATATAATACattgtatttgtttgtttgtttattgtagGATGTGATGCGCCATATAACTCGTAAAGTTGTAAGAGAAGCACGTTTGAAAGAAATCAAACTTGAACTACTCAATTCTGAACGTTTGAAAGGTTACTTTCAAGATCATATACCCGATTTAGAGGCGCTTCGTCATGACAAACCACTCAAACATGTTGCTCAACCACATCTCAAAGATGTACCAGATTATCTAGGTAAGGTTCCAAATATAGCAGTTTGTGGATAATAATATACTGAGTTATTTGATCTACCAAACCAAATTAGATGGAGTGTCGTGTTTAGAAAGTTCAACCTAATGGTTTAAATTTGAACACTGATCACTTGACTGCTGGCTCGTTTTATATAGTCCAGGTCATTCGAACGGGGGCAATATTAAAGATCACGATTATGGTCCATAGCAAATCGGATAAAGAAATAATGTAAGAAAAGAGGGAATCAACCGTTTGTTACTGTTGGAGAACAAAGCAATTGTGTTATTGAAGCTAAAAAAATAACTGTTGTAGTTAAGATACACTAGCACATGAAATGAAACAAATCATAGGGAGTATCCTCAGACATTTCAAGTGATCATTTAAACATACTTGGAACAGTACCATAAAACAGTCCGGTAAAACTAACAAGTTCTTCAGTTTTATCACTGATTGCAGGTAATTACATGGAACAACAATAATACTGACTTCATCCTTCTAATCTAATGATCTACGATGAATGTGACTATCGTATGGTGAGTCGTAGAGACCACAGGTGTTTGCAGTTGGTAAAGATTGACGCTACTAATAAAATTGATTCTGCTTCTAGGATTTTAAGCGTTGAATATATTTAGTTAGGTGTGATCAAATTTCATCACAAAGAATGTAGTTACTTACAACAATAATGTAAGCTTTGCTGTTAAACCACTGAACTCGATAGCATCAAACGCCCTCACCTAAGTTACgcattttctttattattacaaAGCTAAACTATGCAATATGATTATTCaaactaaaaatataatattccaTATACCTATTATCAAGTGGATTTCACTGTGTACTAGTAAAACTTAATTATTGCATTGACACCATGTATTGGCAGTCAAAACATTCATTTTTCAATTACTAATCAACATATCCGGACTCTGTTTCACGCACTTAAACTCGGTTATTTGAGTAGTAGTAGCAGTTTTACTAGTTCTTACACACAAGGTATGGCTCAGAGCTAGATACACAAACTTGTACTCGGTTACACTAGTGTTTTGTTAATGACATGTACAGTTTTTAGATCGGTTTCACGCGTACTGAAGGCTTTGTGATGTTAACTCATTTTTAATGAGCTATGGGattaaataataagaaattaaCACTTGGTCTTCAATAACAAGGGTACTGGTTCAAACTCTATCAACTTGATTTTGTGCAGTTGGTTAACATCAGTGACCTTTACACCCAAAGTATAACTTTATACTATATGGTggtaaataaactatttcagTATACGAAACTATAAAGCTTCCTGCTAGTGACAGTACTTCCACATATATTACGGAATGCAAGAAACATGTCATACTTCATGAAGATTGAAATAGTGAATTTGAATCTTAATCGGTGTTTAAATCATAGTTTCTGTATTAATATATGCCTGGAAAATGGATACATGTATAAAGAATGAAGTATATATAATGTAATCAGATGACTACCCTCTTCAGTAATTCGAGTCGAAATTGATTCAAGCAATTCTGTTTTTTGACGTAAATACCATCGGTAAATATACATATGATTTTGTACGAGCCTTCTACATCTCCACACTTCTCTCGATTTTGATATAGAGGAAAAATAGGATTTTTAGGCATTCATTACTAAATGCAATCCTACTGTTGGAACACTAGGTTTCAGATACGAAATAGTACGACTCAGCAGGATCAATTGGACTTGGTCGTCAGACAATACAGTAGTTATTAAACTGGACACTAAACAGCCATTTAGATCACGTGTGTACAGATACTCAAAGTCCAACCAATGATTGAAAACCAGATTACACTGGGTGATAGTTTATTGATATAGATTACAAACAGTCAACATATGATGAAAACTGAGTAGAAATCAACAGTGAAGGGAAGTTACGGTATTATATAGTCTCATATGTTTAGCTTAGTCGTGTGTTGATCTTCTCTTATTAGCCAGTCATGTGTAATCTTCACCGAAACATCGGATTTACTGTCCTGTCTCAACAGTAGTTAGGATTTCTCTCCTAGTTGCAATCGTTTAGTTCACACTTGACCTTGTATTATTTAGTTCGTTATGAGTAATCAAATCAATCTTTCCGTTTAACTTAAACTATGGTGTTAGTAGTCTTTGTTCTACTTGTTTCTTTTTCGCTTGTATACGGTTCACTGTAATGTGCTTTTTTTTGCATGAAATATTTCATTGGATATATCATTTTATCATTCTTATTTTTAGTTCCTCAATCCTTAAAAGCTCTTATGCCAGGCAGCTGTCATAGTCGAAAAGCTACGCAAAGATGGAAAAGAAGAAATTTACACACTGATGATAAATCTAACACTTCATTTGTCGATCTTAAAAAGCGTTTACAAATTAAACATAAACAAGCTAAAAAAGTGAGTTGGTTTAGTCCATAGTTTAATCAACCTGCGTTTATTCAGTTGTTACGTCGTTTTTCATGTGTAAGGACcttaagctattctggtaattCGTAACATTGCCTGTGGTTATAGAATATATCATGTTCTGATAATGATCATACACATGAATTCCAGAAATAATATCGAACACGAAAGTTAACACTGGAATAAGTTGCTTATGTACTGATGGTAGAAGAGTAGAGCATAGTAGATGTTCATTGATAGCAGACAGTCTTAGCGCATTAAACAAAACTACAtacaaattaacaaaataatactAAAACCTAAAGAATAAAAATGTTTGTCGAAGTTGTGTTAGTCAGTAGATTAATTGAAGGTAAGGATCATTTGATATTCCACCTGAGATACACATACGCTTGATATACCCGTTTCTTAGTGTTTagcataattttatttatttattttaacacatagatattggtactaagaggcaccaaatacatatgcgccacacaaatctcatttgatatgtgtgagggctgtgatactgcccgggtgcccaaaccgaagcgggtggttttcttagagggccactctccgagccttcgacctgaaggtttgacccacaaggcagtggagcatcgtaaggagatgcagtcccatggaagccggtgaccaacaattggttcatacgccatttgttccctcaggatactggggcccatgcgcaccattggtttggaatccggtcaaagcgccggacattcgcttttcgtcctctcattttcgtaaacaacacccccgccacgaaaaggcagtgagtagtacttccctggcagaggctatatacgcgtggccgtgtgagagtatttcgagagggagagcggactctccccactctcggccgtaccagggcattcgggggcttaGTATAATTTAGGAGAAAGTAATGATTAGTTTTTGGTAAATTGATCAGCAACAAATAATGTATATCATTGATCAAATGTAGTGATCAGTGCAAAGTCGAAAACCAACCTAGTTATTCTGATGAGTAATGACAAGCAGTAGAACGGACTGTTGTCACATAGTCATTCAAATTCCAGTGTTGATATATTCTTTTCCTTCGAACAGAAAAGTAAATTTTTTCGATAAATTGGTGCAtcagtgatttatttatttctaagaAGTAGGTTTTATAAGTACTACCACCAACCGATATTTTTCCTTGAAATTATCTTTGATCCTTCCGTTGGTTTAGGCTTTTCTACGAAAATTTACTTATCAGCTGCTAAGTAAAGTGTGTAACGTATGACTTTTAAAGTTCTCTGACCTTTTTGTTGCTTTTCGAGATTTCAATATCTTCACAGTTTAGACGTTTGAGTCCGTTCAGGATCATCTGGCACAATAACGAAAAGTCTCATCAACCcataattattcaaattaaaGAAAAAGATCAATTAAATATCATCTAAAAACTATAGAGGTCATATCTATGGGAAAAACTACATTGAATAGAATAACTACCTTTTATCTTTGTTGATATGATTAACTAGCTATTGGATATCACGACATATTTCCACTCATATCAATACATATTTACAACTGTAGTACACAAATTCGACAGGGAAAATGTTGAAATTCTAATTAGAGTAGACTTAAAAAGGTTGAGGAGAACTTGTAAGAAACTTGGCACAGCAATCAACAGATAGATTGAAATGaactcaatctatcaatcaatgaTGACTAACTGCTAGGTTGgagattaattaatttaaagaaaaatggtAATTAAAATATCCATGAGATAACGACGGGAAAAGCTATGGAGAAGTGCTAATAGCTCATATTCTACTGAATTCATTGGTACTGATGTTATTTATAAAGGGAATGAAAGATTGTTGACTAAGTTGTAGTGTGGcttcgagtcgcggttgactatgatcaccactacaggaagactacgtgccagttaaccgataagatcccccgtaagccaaatatcagaaggcagttggtGGCCGTAGTcgaaatgtatttgttagtGATCTCGTGGTAtggaaagaataccgagatcgtgccaaaggagtacaagtgtggttactgagcgtaaccgaattcgtgcaaggtcacaatcaacggaaggaagaatgtcaaacaaacaagtacaataaaacaatcactggtacaattggttataacaataattgtttccattaaaccaatcgcgttctcttgataaaagtaggtcactacaaagtCATCTAAATGATAGAAGACTCTGTTATTAAAGTATCAAATTAGCTCTGGTAGTAAACGACTAGtaagcaaatatgaaaaaatatatatatactgtttgTTTGGATCATAGTGCATATgtagtaaaagaaaaaaaaccgaCGTAAAGCACTGTTTTCATTACTGGAAAGAACGTATTCATATAGAAGTTCACTTTTCATTATCTTTAATTGTTATCCTCTCCTTTCAGCGTAAATCTCAAAACCCATTATTTTCATTTGGACGAAAAAAATCTAAAGTTGGCTAACGCATTTAATGacttttcaataattattcaatgaatacgAAAAAAACCCAGAAAAGAATCCATTATTTGTATTGTGAATCAATTGTTTCATTATTCTAAAGAATCAAATTATTTGACATTACTGTGTAATTGTTATTACTTTTACTAGTATGTatgattgtaaataattattgatgcataatcatatatttttttgtttaaatgaagtgGATTTTATGGAGACTGTTTTAATTTATAGTATACGCCACTAGCTGATCTTAGTTGATGGTACCGCCCCCAAATGCTGTGGTACAGCCGAGAGCGGGGAGAATCaactcttcctctcgaaatgctctcacatggtcacgtgcatacaaccactgccagggaattccgactcactgcattctcgcggCGGGGATgctgtttacaaaattgaaaggacgaaaagcgaaactggagctttaatcgggttggtggacacggagagtccacctagggcagttggaaaactctcattccaaaccaatggtgcacatgggctccagtatcctgaaggaacaaatggcgtatgaacctattgttggtcaccggctaccatgggactgcatctcctgacgttgctccactgccttgtggattagacttttaggtTGAAGACTCCGGTTGTGGCgttctaagaaaaccatctattTCGGTTTGGGCGCCCAGGCAGTATCGCAATccccacacaaatcgaatggtttatgtggcgcatatctgtttggtgcctccgtgtaccaacgtttatgtgtttaaataaataaaaccgcTAACAAAACtaagaagtactggatggctatctcataataatataatatttctcAACTGAAATCATTCTGTGATGAATATCAActacatctttgcttataatgattgtgaattaaggaaatattgaggcgatccgcacaggatagccatatgccaatatgaaactgatcatttacagttctaaacatcgataggaatgaattaaaacatcaccccattgcacaagctagtggctatctgtaCTCAATAGCTAGGTGGATAAGACGATGGCGTCTGAACCGAATGGTGTTGGGTTCGAGTTTCgtagtaaacatcaactctccGATGCAggttgattacctcaagtggtgttcgtcagggctgtccactctccccattcttgttcaactttgtggtcgacgtactttcagagataacactctcctcatcgaaatttccaggggttgaacttctaccaggaggttcacttgttgacttagaatatgctgatgacatagttttatttggcaaagacgctgacaaaatgcagagtcttctgaccactctaagcaacaatgcaagcatgttcggcatgcaattatccccctcgaaatgcaaaatgttgcttcaggattgggttacatcgacacccgaactaatgatagggagtgaagtagttgagtgtgtcgaccgcttcacttatcttggaagtctcatcagcccttgtggtctggtgtgacgaaatctcagcacggatacagaaggctcgactagcttttgccaacttgcgtgatttatggcgtaggcgagatatccgtctaccaaccaaaggacgggtttactgcgcagcagttcgtcccgtcctactttatggcagtgaaacatggccggtaggagtagaggatattcgtaggttactagtatttgatcataggtgtcttcgaaatattgctcgtatatcctgggaccatcgagtaagtaatgcagtcgTTAAGAAACgtgtactaggtaaggatggcaaatcaattgatgaagtagtgaaacttcagttgagatggctgggacacgtgttacgtatgcccaacgaccgactacctcgacgtactatgttcagtggtataggagtaggttggaagaaagctaggggcggccagatcaaaacatggcacaaatccatgaagtcattaacaagtggactgagccatgttggtaggtgtagactacctggttggggaccacgagatgatagcaaccgatggttagagaccctgaatgacatggctcaaaatcgtttgcaatggcgcaggtgcatccactctttgtgttctcccaaattctaatcttctgaattcttcatgtcccttttttcctctttccaaatttatttcactggattatactctttaaataacatctccaaaccctaaacttcccgattactgcttatactcttattacctctaccactacgggatttgaatcgacaactgcatctctgtgctaatgtggtgtggcaactcgaactgatgtacgtacgtacgaagttctacgttgttactgactgactgactgcgatgcaggtgcatccagatgatgagtctcaaataggacgaaacacttgTTTTAGATTCCACTggtagtcaccatccatctttgcttataaagtatGAAA
The genomic region above belongs to Schistosoma haematobium chromosome 2, whole genome shotgun sequence and contains:
- the DDX56_1 gene encoding putative ATP-dependent RNA helicase ddx56, variant 2 (EggNog:ENOG410V8E4~COG:A) — its product is MESVDEFHQLNLDQRILKAISDLNWIKPTDIQQVVIPLVFAKKCLIVHAKTGSGKTAAFAIPILNDLLQEKQFALCQSTSVVVLAPTKELCSQVASNIKCLCKYAAKSISSVDISTGHDIDQIKPLILENPDIIIGTPSRLMKVLRSGILSLKDLRCIVVDEADLIFTFGYEAEIRDLRSYLPAKVQAILMSATLDDTSKVIRRYLVKNADWVRVELPDEAFLPGDSQLTQYIISAEDKDKYAILIALFKLRIVRGKTLVFTNSVDRCYKLRLFLEEFGIRAALLNSELPVKSRSHVIDQFNRGLYDYLLATDESQADYSTSNNEGGKKSLKKSRCRDVEYGVSRGIDFQLVSNVINFDFPPTPILYVHRVGRTARADQMGTALSFVSKLEESRLADVEALLNPAGAAAAVKSGVASEKKDFASSIFRPYQFRLSEVDGFRYRAADVMRHITRKVVREARLKEIKLELLNSERLKGYFQDHIPDLEALRHDKPLKHVAQPHLKDVPDYLVPQSLKALMPGSCHSRKATQRWKRRNLHTDDKSNTSFVDLKKRLQIKHKQAKKRKSQNPLFSFGRKKSKVG